Proteins encoded by one window of Yersinia massiliensis:
- a CDS encoding sugar ABC transporter substrate-binding protein encodes MKLKKIIIASLAVCLLPLVTNAKDLKVGVSMAYFDDNFLTILRQSMQNKMKEEGNVSGQFEDAKGDIAQQIQQVENFVSQGVDAIILNPVDTQGVKPMIKLAEQAKIPLVFVNRRPEITLPAGMAYVGSDSELAGRLQMEEIAKLMGGKGNVMILMGELSSEATRDRTRGVEKVAAQYPDIHIIDKQTAKFFRKEAVDVTTDWILSGQQIDAIASNNDEMAIGAILALKQAKKKGVVIGGIDGTPDALEFIKKGDLSISIFQDAKGQGEGAVDTAIKLASGQKVESSVMIPYQLITKENYQDFANKNQK; translated from the coding sequence ATGAAGCTGAAAAAGATCATCATTGCCTCACTTGCTGTCTGCCTGCTGCCGTTGGTGACTAACGCTAAAGACCTAAAAGTCGGCGTGTCCATGGCTTACTTCGATGATAACTTCCTGACAATACTGCGTCAGTCAATGCAAAATAAAATGAAGGAAGAGGGGAATGTTTCTGGGCAATTTGAAGATGCTAAAGGTGATATTGCGCAACAAATTCAACAGGTAGAAAACTTTGTCAGCCAAGGTGTGGACGCGATCATTCTTAACCCAGTTGATACTCAAGGCGTAAAGCCGATGATCAAATTAGCTGAGCAAGCCAAAATCCCACTGGTTTTTGTCAATCGTCGTCCGGAAATCACTCTGCCTGCGGGTATGGCCTATGTCGGTTCTGATTCAGAACTGGCAGGGCGTTTACAGATGGAGGAGATTGCCAAATTGATGGGAGGCAAGGGGAACGTGATGATCTTGATGGGGGAACTATCAAGTGAAGCGACCCGCGATAGAACCCGTGGCGTTGAGAAAGTTGCTGCCCAGTATCCCGATATCCATATTATTGATAAACAAACAGCAAAATTCTTCCGTAAAGAAGCCGTTGATGTCACTACCGATTGGATTCTTTCTGGCCAACAAATTGATGCCATTGCGTCGAATAATGATGAAATGGCGATTGGTGCGATCCTTGCCTTAAAACAAGCGAAGAAAAAAGGTGTCGTCATTGGTGGTATTGATGGCACTCCAGACGCTCTAGAATTTATTAAAAAAGGTGACTTGAGTATCAGCATTTTCCAAGATGCTAAAGGCCAAGGAGAAGGGGCTGTTGATACTGCCATTAAATTAGCGTCTGGGCAGAAAGTGGAAAGTAGTGTGATGATCCCCTATCAGTTAATTACCAAAGAAAACTATCAAGATTTCGCCAATAAAAATCAAAAGTAA
- a CDS encoding HutD/Ves family protein yields MSFTVFDFASLPVSRWRNGGGETREIACWPVGGDDFAWRASIATIEQDGPFSVFANIDRSITLLSGDGVILSSPDWEDHTLSQPLQPFAFPGDIPIHAQLLGGSSQDFNIMTRRGCWQSSVTVINSARELPSSHAGLAYVVKGKWLINHTESHQLTASQGCWWLPTIKSGQLQPLAEGSCLLWVDLFPER; encoded by the coding sequence ATGAGCTTTACCGTTTTTGACTTTGCCAGTTTACCGGTTAGCCGTTGGCGAAATGGGGGAGGTGAAACCCGAGAGATCGCATGCTGGCCAGTAGGGGGGGATGATTTTGCTTGGCGTGCGAGTATTGCGACAATAGAGCAAGATGGCCCATTCTCAGTTTTTGCCAATATTGACCGTTCGATTACGCTACTCTCTGGGGATGGCGTCATACTCTCCAGCCCTGATTGGGAAGACCATACCCTTTCCCAGCCACTGCAACCTTTCGCTTTTCCTGGTGATATCCCTATTCATGCGCAGCTACTGGGCGGGTCTAGCCAAGATTTTAATATCATGACTCGGCGGGGTTGCTGGCAATCCTCTGTCACGGTGATAAATTCTGCAAGAGAGCTACCCTCATCACATGCAGGGCTGGCCTATGTTGTAAAAGGAAAATGGCTAATCAACCACACGGAATCACATCAGCTTACTGCATCGCAGGGCTGCTGGTGGTTACCGACAATCAAAAGCGGCCAATTGCAGCCACTCGCTGAAGGCAGTTGCTTACTATGGGTTGATTTATTTCCTGAGCGATAA
- a CDS encoding formimidoylglutamate deiminase, producing MPVYFTKRAFLSDGWATDVQITVDEQGIIQRIITGSSGNESSQNDSCEAGCHILSGPIVPGMPNLHSHAFQRMMSGLAEVAGDPQDSFWTWRDLMYRLVQQLTPEHIGVIARQLYIEMLKGGYTQVAEFHYLHHGTDGKPYSDRGEMTAQLSQAAQDAGIGMTLLPVLYSYAGFGSQPAQPGQRRFIQDTESYLKQQQVISKQLANQPLQNHGLCFHSLRAVELSQMQVVLDASDKQLPVHIHIAEQQKEVNDCLAWSGQRPVAWLYDHVPVDSRWCLVHATHLDESELVRLASSRAVAGLCPTTEANLGDGIFPGVDYLQHKGHWGIGSDSHVSLDVVEELRWLEYGQRLRDQRRNRLTNEQYPAVADLLYSQALAGGRQACASKISQLAEGYRADWLVLDGDDPYIAGTESASLLNRWLFAGGKSQIRDVYVAGKAVIVDRYHPLQQQTAQAFLAVLKTCQQEV from the coding sequence ATGCCAGTTTATTTTACCAAACGTGCTTTTTTATCCGATGGATGGGCAACAGATGTGCAGATTACTGTCGATGAACAGGGCATTATTCAGCGCATTATTACCGGCAGTAGTGGCAATGAAAGCAGTCAGAATGATAGCTGTGAGGCCGGTTGCCACATTTTATCAGGGCCAATCGTGCCAGGCATGCCAAACCTTCACTCACATGCATTTCAGCGCATGATGTCCGGGCTGGCTGAGGTTGCCGGTGATCCGCAAGACAGTTTCTGGACTTGGCGGGATCTAATGTACCGTTTGGTGCAGCAATTAACCCCAGAGCATATTGGTGTGATCGCACGTCAGTTATATATCGAAATGCTAAAAGGCGGCTATACCCAAGTCGCGGAATTCCATTATTTACATCATGGTACCGACGGTAAACCGTACAGTGATCGAGGAGAAATGACTGCGCAGTTAAGCCAAGCCGCACAAGATGCGGGAATCGGAATGACGCTGTTACCAGTTTTGTACAGCTATGCCGGTTTTGGATCCCAACCCGCTCAACCAGGTCAGCGCCGGTTTATTCAAGATACCGAGAGCTACCTAAAACAGCAGCAGGTCATCAGCAAACAACTGGCTAACCAGCCCCTACAAAATCATGGCTTGTGCTTCCATTCGCTGCGTGCAGTGGAGTTAAGTCAAATGCAGGTGGTGCTCGATGCTTCTGATAAGCAGCTGCCGGTGCATATTCATATCGCAGAGCAGCAAAAAGAAGTGAATGATTGTTTAGCTTGGAGTGGGCAACGGCCGGTGGCATGGCTGTATGATCATGTGCCGGTTGATAGCCGTTGGTGCTTAGTTCATGCCACACATCTCGATGAATCTGAACTGGTGCGCTTGGCAAGTAGTCGAGCAGTGGCAGGGTTGTGCCCCACCACGGAAGCGAATCTGGGCGATGGGATATTCCCCGGCGTAGATTATTTACAGCACAAAGGGCACTGGGGCATCGGCTCCGACAGCCACGTATCATTGGATGTGGTAGAGGAACTACGTTGGTTGGAGTATGGTCAGCGCTTGCGTGATCAACGGCGTAATCGCCTAACAAATGAACAATATCCCGCAGTGGCTGATTTGCTTTATAGCCAAGCGCTTGCGGGGGGACGGCAGGCTTGCGCCAGCAAAATTAGTCAGTTAGCTGAAGGTTATCGTGCTGATTGGTTAGTTTTGGATGGCGATGATCCCTATATTGCGGGTACAGAATCTGCTTCATTGTTGAATCGGTGGTTATTTGCGGGGGGCAAATCGCAAATTCGAGATGTTTATGTGGCAGGTAAAGCGGTAATCGTGGATAGATATCATCCATTACAACAGCAAACTGCACAGGCTTTTCTGGCTGTATTGAAAACCTGTCAACAGGAGGTCTGA
- the hutC gene encoding histidine utilization repressor, with protein MAEQQTVLQLSAAMDDTPAPIYQRVKLAIIHQIRTGVWQPHQRIPSESELVNELGVSRMTINRALRELTSEGFLIRMQGVGTFVAEAKAHSALLAVHNIADEITARGHRHSSKILQLETRPATPEEATSLGMQPNQQLFYSQIVHYENDIPIQVENRCVNPNTAPDYMKQDFNVITPYSYLTQVAPLTEGEHIVEAVIPSSIERQLLQLDEHEPCLLIRRRTWYGKAIVTSAQLLYPGSRYQLYGRFTPQGTVTS; from the coding sequence GTGGCGGAACAACAAACAGTCTTACAACTCAGTGCCGCAATGGACGATACGCCTGCGCCAATTTATCAACGGGTGAAATTGGCGATCATTCATCAAATCAGAACCGGTGTCTGGCAACCCCACCAGCGTATTCCCTCAGAAAGCGAACTTGTTAATGAGTTAGGCGTAAGTCGCATGACCATCAACCGCGCGCTTCGTGAACTCACCAGCGAGGGCTTTCTCATCCGCATGCAAGGTGTAGGCACCTTTGTCGCTGAAGCAAAGGCACACAGTGCCTTGCTCGCCGTCCATAATATTGCCGATGAAATTACGGCTCGTGGCCACCGCCACAGCAGTAAAATATTGCAACTCGAAACTCGCCCAGCCACCCCTGAAGAAGCCACGAGTTTAGGTATGCAGCCTAATCAGCAACTGTTCTACTCGCAAATTGTTCATTATGAGAATGACATCCCTATTCAGGTTGAAAACCGTTGTGTTAATCCCAACACTGCGCCTGACTATATGAAGCAGGATTTCAATGTGATCACGCCTTACAGCTACCTCACCCAAGTGGCCCCACTCACCGAAGGTGAACATATTGTTGAAGCGGTGATCCCCAGCTCAATCGAACGACAACTCTTGCAACTGGACGAACATGAACCCTGCCTGTTGATTCGACGCCGAACTTGGTATGGGAAAGCCATCGTGACTTCCGCCCAATTACTCTATCCAGGTTCTCGCTATCAACTCTATGGTCGTTTTACCCCACAAGGCACGGTGACGTCCTGA
- the hutI gene encoding imidazolonepropionase: MVSEIHCDSLWYGADIVTMRDGKYHLIQQGAMAVTEGKIVWIGPYRELPAINATREVVYQGGLITPGFIDCHTHLVFGGDRSAEFEQRLNGVSYAEIAAKGGGIVSTVNATRSTSEQLLLEQALFRLKPLLAEGVTCIEIKSGYGLDLESEMKMLRVARKLGELLPVTVKTTCLAAHALPPEFAGRPDDYIDFVCHTIIPQVAAEGLADAIDAFCEHLAFSPAQVERVFLAAQQVGLPVKLHAEQLSSLHGSTLAAHYHALSADHLEYATEADVEAMGEAGTVAVMLPGAYYLLRETQCPPIELFRQYKVPMALASDANPGTSPALSLRLMLNMACTLFRMTPEEALAGVTCHAARALGLHETQGTLETGKLANWVHWPLSRPAELAYWLGGQLPASVVFQGETRP, translated from the coding sequence ATCGTGTCAGAAATTCACTGTGATAGCCTGTGGTACGGTGCCGACATCGTGACCATGCGTGATGGGAAATATCATCTGATTCAGCAAGGTGCGATGGCAGTGACGGAGGGCAAAATCGTTTGGATTGGGCCTTATCGCGAATTGCCTGCTATCAATGCCACTCGCGAGGTTGTCTATCAAGGCGGCTTGATCACTCCCGGATTCATTGATTGCCATACTCATTTGGTGTTTGGCGGCGATCGTAGTGCTGAATTTGAACAGCGCCTTAACGGTGTTAGCTATGCCGAAATCGCTGCTAAGGGTGGCGGTATCGTCTCAACGGTTAATGCCACACGGAGCACCAGTGAACAGCTTCTATTAGAACAAGCGTTATTTCGCCTAAAGCCCTTGCTTGCCGAAGGGGTGACGTGTATTGAGATTAAGTCCGGTTACGGCCTTGATCTCGAAAGTGAAATGAAAATGCTGCGGGTTGCACGTAAATTAGGGGAATTACTGCCTGTGACGGTGAAAACAACCTGTCTGGCTGCCCATGCTTTGCCGCCAGAGTTTGCCGGCCGCCCCGATGACTATATAGATTTTGTTTGTCATACCATCATTCCACAAGTCGCCGCGGAAGGGCTTGCTGATGCAATTGACGCTTTTTGCGAGCATTTGGCATTTTCCCCCGCGCAAGTTGAACGTGTATTTTTAGCCGCGCAGCAAGTCGGTTTGCCGGTCAAACTTCATGCTGAACAACTGTCATCACTGCATGGCAGCACTCTCGCAGCCCACTATCATGCGCTGTCTGCCGACCATCTCGAATATGCAACAGAAGCAGATGTTGAGGCGATGGGGGAAGCCGGTACCGTTGCCGTCATGCTACCCGGTGCCTATTACCTACTACGTGAAACACAATGTCCCCCCATCGAATTATTCCGCCAGTACAAGGTTCCCATGGCCTTAGCCAGCGATGCAAACCCTGGAACATCTCCAGCACTTTCTTTACGCTTAATGCTAAACATGGCTTGCACATTATTCCGCATGACACCAGAAGAAGCATTGGCGGGCGTGACTTGTCATGCCGCTCGAGCACTTGGTTTACATGAAACTCAAGGCACGTTGGAAACCGGTAAATTAGCAAACTGGGTTCACTGGCCGTTATCTCGTCCTGCTGAATTGGCTTACTGGCTAGGAGGGCAGTTACCTGCGAGCGTCGTTTTCCAAGGAGAAACCCGACCATGA
- the hutG gene encoding N-formylglutamate deformylase: protein MNITDPLSFHAGELPLLISIPHAGTRLTPAVETGLSDAARPLSDTDWHIPRLYDFAQDMGASIVIGNYSRLVVDLNRPEDDQPLYTTATTGLFPDTLFDGRPCFMAGKTPSSQERQSYLQHIWRPYHHQLQTELDRLKKQFGYVLLLDAHSIASVIPRLFEGQLPDLNFGTNSGASCAPLLSQELIECCEHQSLFSHVLNGRFKGGHITRAYGSPENNQHAVQLELAQLNYMSETEPYPYLPEHAAHLQQLLKQLIKTMLIWGEQHYRH, encoded by the coding sequence ATGAACATCACAGACCCATTGAGTTTCCATGCAGGTGAATTGCCATTATTAATTAGCATTCCTCACGCTGGTACGCGACTAACACCTGCCGTTGAAACAGGTCTATCCGATGCTGCCCGCCCTCTTTCAGATACTGATTGGCACATTCCTCGGCTTTATGATTTTGCCCAAGACATGGGTGCCAGCATAGTGATCGGCAACTACTCTCGCTTGGTGGTTGATTTGAATCGACCGGAAGATGATCAGCCACTGTATACGACGGCAACGACCGGTTTATTCCCTGACACACTGTTCGATGGCCGCCCTTGCTTTATGGCAGGTAAAACGCCCTCGTCGCAGGAACGTCAATCCTATTTGCAACACATTTGGCGTCCATATCATCATCAACTACAAACAGAGTTAGATCGTCTTAAAAAGCAGTTTGGTTATGTATTGTTGTTAGATGCCCACTCAATTGCATCGGTCATTCCCAGATTGTTTGAAGGCCAGTTGCCTGATTTAAACTTTGGCACCAACAGCGGAGCCAGTTGCGCGCCATTATTGAGTCAAGAACTGATCGAATGCTGCGAGCATCAGTCCTTATTCAGCCATGTACTGAATGGCCGTTTTAAGGGAGGACATATCACTCGTGCGTATGGCTCACCTGAGAATAATCAACACGCAGTACAGCTAGAGTTAGCGCAGCTCAACTATATGTCTGAAACTGAGCCTTATCCCTATCTACCCGAGCATGCAGCACATTTGCAGCAACTCTTAAAACAGTTGATTAAGACCATGCTGATATGGGGCGAACAGCACTATCGGCATTAA
- a CDS encoding porin yields MMKRSVLALAVTLSMVPTLSNAAEIYNKDGNKLDLYGRVAAKYLFSNHDNHDDTYVRFGFKGETQINSQLTGFGQWEYNVAAKNAESQGDKGNKTRLGFAGLKFAEFGSFDYGRNYGVVYDALAYTDMLPEFGGDSIAYTDNYMTGRSTGLATYRNSDFFGLVKGLNIAAQYQGRNDDGDTTKNERAIQKANGDGFGLSVDYQDIEGSGVGFAAAFSSSNRTLGQKNLANSATGDKAQAWATALKYDANQVYIAAMYGETLNMTPYKDLIANKTQNVELVAQYQFENGIRPSIAYVQSKGKDLSAVGDADLLKYAEIGVTYYINKNMFTYVDYQINLLDEDNPLGLGTDDIVAVNLTYRF; encoded by the coding sequence ATGATGAAGCGCAGTGTGCTGGCCTTAGCGGTCACTTTGAGTATGGTTCCTACTCTGTCAAACGCAGCAGAGATTTATAATAAAGATGGCAATAAATTGGACCTTTATGGTCGTGTAGCCGCTAAATACCTTTTCTCAAATCATGATAATCACGACGATACTTATGTTCGTTTTGGTTTTAAAGGCGAAACACAGATTAATAGCCAATTGACCGGTTTTGGTCAGTGGGAATATAACGTCGCCGCAAAAAATGCAGAGTCTCAAGGTGATAAAGGGAATAAAACCCGTCTCGGTTTTGCAGGTTTGAAATTTGCTGAATTCGGTTCTTTCGATTACGGCCGTAACTATGGTGTCGTTTATGATGCACTGGCTTACACCGACATGCTGCCAGAGTTCGGCGGTGATTCAATTGCATACACCGATAACTACATGACAGGCCGTTCAACCGGTCTGGCGACTTACCGTAACTCAGATTTCTTCGGTCTGGTCAAAGGTCTGAACATTGCAGCACAGTACCAAGGCCGCAATGATGATGGCGATACCACCAAGAACGAACGCGCTATCCAGAAAGCGAACGGTGACGGTTTTGGTTTGTCTGTTGATTACCAAGACATCGAAGGCAGTGGTGTTGGTTTTGCAGCCGCATTCTCATCTTCAAACCGTACTCTGGGCCAGAAAAACCTAGCAAACAGCGCTACTGGTGACAAAGCTCAGGCTTGGGCGACCGCGCTGAAATATGATGCGAACCAAGTTTATATCGCAGCAATGTACGGCGAAACGCTGAACATGACGCCATATAAAGATCTGATTGCAAATAAAACTCAGAACGTAGAATTAGTTGCTCAGTATCAGTTCGAAAATGGTATTCGCCCATCAATCGCTTATGTTCAGTCTAAAGGGAAAGACCTTTCTGCTGTAGGCGATGCTGATTTGCTGAAATATGCTGAAATTGGTGTGACTTACTACATCAACAAAAACATGTTCACCTATGTTGATTACCAGATTAACTTGCTGGATGAAGACAACCCGCTGGGTCTGGGGACTGATGACATTGTTGCGGTTAACTTGACTTACCGTTTCTAA
- the astE gene encoding succinylglutamate desuccinylase: MLNFLSITLSGDIPQTTQGETSNLKWQWLGEGVLMLTPHGVYTQSVVISAGIHGNETAPIEIVNQLVIDLFAGKLPLAVRLLVILGNPPAIRAGERYLTADINRMFGGRHQQYLSGDEPERAAYLEQVVVNFFDADSDSTRQHFDLHTAIRGSHHTRFGLLPYQIAPYCADMFRWLQDIELDALVMHTSAGGTFAHFSSEFCSAASCTLELGKARPFGENQLAQFKGIIAGLEALVSRRQLLARATGKIVLYRVVKSLLKQHSDFKLLVADDTLNFTPFKRGTLLSEQPNDSYHVQHEMEWILFPNPRVAMGLRAGIMLVQMDEAELPIA; this comes from the coding sequence ATGCTCAATTTTTTATCGATCACACTCTCTGGCGACATACCGCAAACGACCCAAGGCGAAACCAGCAACCTTAAATGGCAATGGCTCGGCGAAGGGGTCTTGATGTTGACGCCTCATGGTGTGTACACGCAATCGGTAGTGATATCTGCCGGTATCCACGGGAATGAAACCGCGCCGATCGAGATCGTTAACCAGTTAGTCATTGATTTATTCGCAGGGAAATTGCCGCTGGCGGTGCGCCTGCTCGTGATACTTGGTAATCCGCCTGCAATCAGAGCGGGGGAGCGCTATCTCACTGCGGATATCAACCGTATGTTTGGCGGGCGTCATCAACAGTATTTATCAGGCGATGAACCCGAAAGAGCAGCCTATCTCGAACAGGTCGTCGTGAATTTTTTTGATGCTGATAGCGATTCGACACGGCAACACTTTGATTTACACACCGCGATTCGAGGTTCGCATCATACTCGTTTTGGCTTGTTACCTTACCAAATAGCCCCCTATTGCGCGGATATGTTCCGCTGGCTGCAAGATATCGAGCTGGATGCGTTAGTCATGCATACTTCAGCGGGAGGAACTTTTGCTCACTTCAGTAGTGAGTTCTGTTCGGCCGCCAGTTGCACGCTGGAGCTGGGTAAGGCACGGCCATTTGGTGAAAATCAACTGGCCCAATTTAAGGGGATTATTGCGGGATTAGAAGCGTTGGTGAGTCGTAGGCAACTGCTTGCGCGGGCCACAGGAAAGATAGTCCTGTATCGGGTCGTGAAATCGCTGCTTAAACAGCACTCAGACTTTAAACTTTTGGTGGCAGATGACACGCTGAACTTTACGCCTTTCAAGCGAGGAACATTGTTAAGTGAGCAACCAAACGACAGTTATCATGTTCAACATGAAATGGAATGGATCTTATTTCCCAATCCACGAGTCGCGATGGGGCTACGTGCAGGGATCATGTTGGTGCAGATGGATGAAGCTGAGTTACCAATAGCATAG
- the astB gene encoding N-succinylarginine dihydrolase, with protein sequence MAGYEVNFDGLVGLTHHYAGLSFGNEASTTHQNSISNPRLAAKQGLLKMKALADLGYKQGILPPQERPSIGALRQLGFSGSDEQVLSEVARQSPRLLSAVSSASSMWTANAATVSPSADSQDSRVHFTVANLNNKFHRAIEADTTSALLKAVFNNHRHFVHHEALPSVELFGDEGAANHNRLGGDYDSPAVQVFVYGRKGLENGVSPSRYPARQTLEASQSVARLHQLAPERTVFVQQNPAVIDQGVFHNDVIAVSNQNVLFHHQHAFIPDIRVMDEIRRKMDGIEQQLLTIEVPASAVSVADAVSTYLFNSQLLSKPNGKMRLVIPQESQDNPTVWRYLSELISSGGPVDEIKVFDLRESMRNGGGPACLRLRVALNDTELQAVNSRVMMTPALFVALNNWVDQHYRDHLQFKDLADPQLLREGRQALDELTRILNLGSVYPFQRA encoded by the coding sequence ATGGCAGGATATGAAGTTAATTTTGATGGATTGGTTGGGTTGACACACCACTATGCGGGCTTGTCATTTGGCAATGAGGCATCGACGACCCATCAAAACAGTATTTCTAACCCCCGTTTAGCAGCAAAGCAGGGGTTACTAAAGATGAAGGCGCTGGCCGATTTAGGCTACAAACAAGGTATTTTGCCACCGCAAGAGCGTCCCTCAATCGGCGCGCTACGCCAACTAGGTTTTAGTGGTTCAGATGAACAAGTGTTGAGTGAGGTGGCACGTCAATCTCCGCGCTTGTTGTCTGCGGTTAGCTCGGCTTCCTCGATGTGGACCGCAAACGCCGCGACGGTTTCGCCTTCCGCTGATAGTCAAGACAGCCGGGTTCATTTTACCGTCGCTAATTTGAATAATAAGTTTCATCGCGCGATTGAGGCGGATACTACATCTGCCTTATTAAAGGCGGTTTTTAATAATCATCGTCACTTCGTTCATCATGAGGCTTTACCTTCTGTCGAGCTGTTTGGCGATGAAGGGGCAGCAAACCACAATCGATTGGGCGGTGATTATGACAGCCCAGCGGTTCAGGTGTTTGTGTATGGCCGCAAAGGGCTAGAAAATGGCGTCAGCCCAAGTCGTTATCCTGCTCGTCAAACACTCGAAGCCAGTCAATCCGTCGCTCGCCTACATCAATTGGCCCCTGAACGAACGGTTTTTGTGCAGCAAAATCCTGCGGTTATCGACCAAGGGGTCTTTCACAATGACGTCATCGCGGTCAGTAATCAGAATGTGCTGTTCCATCACCAGCATGCGTTTATACCCGATATTCGAGTGATGGATGAGATACGTCGAAAAATGGACGGCATTGAACAGCAACTCCTCACGATTGAAGTGCCTGCTTCTGCGGTATCCGTCGCTGATGCAGTATCAACCTACTTATTTAACAGCCAGTTACTCAGTAAACCCAACGGTAAAATGCGACTGGTTATCCCGCAGGAGTCGCAAGACAACCCAACAGTATGGCGTTATTTATCTGAGTTAATCAGTAGTGGTGGCCCGGTTGATGAGATAAAGGTATTTGATTTGCGTGAAAGTATGCGCAATGGCGGCGGCCCTGCCTGTTTACGGTTACGTGTAGCTTTAAATGATACTGAGCTACAGGCTGTTAATAGCCGTGTGATGATGACGCCCGCCTTGTTTGTGGCACTGAATAATTGGGTTGATCAGCATTACCGTGACCATTTGCAATTTAAAGATTTAGCCGACCCGCAGTTACTGCGTGAGGGGCGGCAAGCGCTGGATGAACTGACACGAATACTCAATCTTGGGTCGGTATACCCGTTCCAGCGAGCTTAA
- the astD gene encoding succinylglutamate-semialdehyde dehydrogenase, whose protein sequence is MTHPALFIQGEWRTGKGAHFDKHDPMDQQLLWQARSADAQDVAAACHAAREAFPDWARTPLEQRVSFVQRFAALLEQHKQQLARTISLETSKPHWETLTEVQAMIGKVAISLQAYQTRTGSSQTPMADGISVLRHRPHGVLAVFGPYNFPGHLPNGHIVPALLAGNTVVFKPSELTPVTAEETVKLWQLAGLPDGVLNLVQGGRETGEALAAQPDIDGLLFTGSANTGYHLHRQLAGQPEKILALEMGGNNALIVEQFKDCDAAVNLAIQSAFISAGQRCTCSRRVLVKSGAAGDAFLQRFVAVAKALRIGRWDMQPAPFMGAVISAQAAEKMLAAQQHLLALGGKPLLTMTRPDSQSAVLTPGIIDITGVSAVPDEEYFGPLVSVIRYDDFAQALKIANQTRFGLAIGLVSDDRQQFEQLLLEARAGIVNWNKPLTGASSAAPFGGVGASGNHRPSAFYAADYCAWPMASLESDSLTLPATLSPGISFDLPAIE, encoded by the coding sequence ATGACCCATCCCGCACTGTTTATTCAGGGTGAATGGCGCACCGGTAAAGGCGCTCATTTCGACAAACATGATCCCATGGATCAGCAATTATTGTGGCAGGCACGATCTGCCGACGCTCAAGATGTAGCCGCCGCCTGCCATGCTGCACGTGAAGCTTTCCCTGATTGGGCGCGTACGCCGCTGGAACAACGAGTTTCATTCGTGCAACGTTTCGCCGCTTTATTGGAACAGCATAAGCAACAACTGGCGCGCACAATTAGCTTGGAAACCAGTAAACCACACTGGGAAACACTGACAGAAGTGCAGGCCATGATAGGTAAAGTCGCGATTTCGCTGCAAGCATATCAAACACGTACCGGCAGCAGCCAAACCCCGATGGCGGATGGCATATCAGTGCTACGCCATCGCCCGCATGGCGTTTTGGCGGTCTTTGGCCCGTACAATTTCCCTGGGCATTTACCCAATGGGCATATTGTTCCCGCATTACTGGCCGGCAACACCGTGGTATTTAAGCCCAGTGAATTAACCCCAGTCACCGCCGAAGAGACAGTCAAGTTATGGCAGTTGGCTGGTCTACCTGACGGCGTGCTTAATTTAGTGCAGGGCGGGCGGGAAACGGGTGAGGCGCTGGCAGCACAACCTGATATTGATGGCTTATTGTTCACCGGCAGTGCAAATACCGGCTACCATTTACACCGGCAGTTAGCCGGGCAACCTGAAAAGATATTGGCGTTGGAAATGGGCGGTAACAACGCCTTGATCGTCGAACAATTCAAGGACTGCGATGCGGCCGTCAATCTTGCGATCCAGTCTGCCTTTATTTCTGCGGGCCAGCGTTGTACCTGTTCACGTCGCGTGTTAGTTAAATCCGGTGCAGCAGGCGACGCCTTCTTACAACGCTTTGTTGCCGTGGCTAAAGCATTACGCATTGGCCGCTGGGATATGCAACCGGCACCCTTTATGGGCGCAGTGATTTCCGCTCAGGCAGCCGAAAAAATGTTGGCAGCGCAACAGCACTTGCTTGCGCTAGGCGGCAAGCCTTTATTGACGATGACGCGGCCAGATAGCCAAAGCGCTGTTTTAACGCCTGGAATCATTGATATTACAGGTGTCAGTGCGGTGCCTGATGAAGAGTATTTTGGCCCACTGGTCAGTGTGATTCGCTATGACGACTTTGCGCAGGCGCTGAAAATTGCCAATCAGACTCGGTTCGGCTTAGCAATCGGTTTGGTGTCTGACGATCGCCAACAGTTTGAGCAATTGCTGTTGGAAGCTCGCGCGGGAATTGTTAACTGGAACAAACCCCTAACGGGTGCCTCCAGTGCTGCCCCATTCGGTGGAGTTGGCGCATCTGGCAACCACCGCCCAAGTGCATTTTATGCTGCTGATTATTGTGCTTGGCCAATGGCGTCACTCGAAAGTGATAGCTTGACACTGCCTGCCACACTGTCACCGGGTATCTCTTTTGATTTACCTGCGATTGAATGA